The following coding sequences are from one Leishmania braziliensis MHOM/BR/75/M2904 complete genome, chromosome 36 window:
- a CDS encoding S-adenosylhomocysteine hydrolase codes for MTDYKVKDISLAEWGRKAIELAENEMPGLMELRREYGPSQPLKGAKIAGCLHMTVQTAVLIETLKALGAELRWSSCNIFSTQDNAAAAIAKAGVPVFAWKGETDEEYLWCIAQTLKGFSGDGLPNMILDDGGDLTNLVIDQHPELVPKIVGISEETTTGVKNLYKRLSKGTLPISAINVNDSVTKSKFDNLYGCRESLVDGIKRATDVMIAGKTCCVCGYGDVGKGCAAALRAFGARVVVTEVDPINALQAAMEGYQVALVEDVMTDAHIFVTTTGNDDILTSAHFPHMRDDAIVCNIGHFDTEIQVEWLQANAKEHVEIKPQVDRYTMESGRHIILLAKGRLVNLGCANGHPSFVMSNSFTNQVLAQIELWSNRDTDRYPRGDKAGVFFLPKTLDEKVAALHLAHVGAKLTKLTPKQAEYINCPVDGPFKPDHYRY; via the coding sequence ATGACGGACTACAAGGTGAAGGACATCAGCCTCGCGGAATGGGGCCGCAAGGCGATCGAGCTGGCCGAAAACGAGATGCCCGGTCtgatggagctgcgccgcgagtACGGCCCTTCGCAGCCACTGAAAGGCGCCAAGATCGCGGGATGCCTGCACATGACCGTGCAGACTGCTGTACTGATTGAGACCCTCAAGGCCCTCGGTGCGGAGCTGCGATGGTCCTCTTGCAACATCTTCTCTACCCAGGAtaacgccgccgcggccatCGCCAAGGCTGGCGTGCCGGTGTTTGCGTGGAAGGGCGAGACGGATGAGGAGTACCTGTGGTGCATCGCCCAAACACTGAAGGGCTTCAGCGGTGACGGTCTGCCGAACATGATCCTTGACGACGGTGGTGACCTAACGAACTTAGTGATCGACCAACACCCTGAGCTCGTGCCCAAGATCGTTGGTATCTCCGAGGAGACCACGACGGGCGTGAAGAACCTGTACAAGCGCCTGAGCAAAGGCACGCTCCCCATCTCCGCCATCAACGTCAACGACAGCGTGACGAAGAGCAAGTTCGACAACCTCTACGGATGCCGAGAGTCCCTGGTGGATGGCATCAAGCGCGCCACTGATGTCATGATTGCCGGCAAGacgtgctgcgtgtgcggaTACGGTGATGTGGGTAAaggctgtgccgccgccctACGCGCGTTCGGCGCTCGCGTCGTGGTGACGGAGGTGGACCCGATCAACGCCCTGCAGGCCGCGATGGAGGGGTATCAGGTCGCTCTGGTCGAGGACGTCATGACCGATGCCCACATCTTCGTGACGACGACCGGCAACGATGACATCCTCACCTCTGCACACTTCCCGCATATGCGAGATGACGCTATTGTGTGCAACATTGGCCACTTCGACACGGAGATCCAGGTGGAGTGGCTGCAGGCCAACGCTAAGGAGCATGTGGAGATCAAGCCTCAGGTGGACCGCTACACCATGGAGAGCGGGCGCCACATCATACTGCTGGCTAAGGGCCGCCTGGTCAACCTTGGCTGCGCCAACGGCCACCCGTCCTTCGTGATGTCCAACTCTTTCACGAACCAGGTGCTGGCTCAGATCGAGCTCTGGAGCAACCGTGACACCGACAGGTACCCGCGTGGTGACAAAGCCGGCGTGTTCTTCTTGCCCAAGACCCTAGATGAGAAGGTCGCCGCCCTTCACCTGGCCCACGTCGGCGCCAAGCTGACGAAGCTGACCCCGAAGCAGGCTGAATACATCAACTGCCCGGTCGACGGCCCGTTCAAGCCGGACCACTACCGCTACTAG
- a CDS encoding similar to leishmania major. l411.4-like protein, with amino-acid sequence MSGTATATAYVRHCDATSSATPPGCVRKLVVDLTLDDRTLAGAILETEVTVEHALHQSLFPHDAASDVAGAAATSLQVSLPPIRVALRRSAVQVRYMLTYLRTFPAALRDYVKVLHTAMSCDDGVTRCPSYTSMTGALVSAPLGVCCLCIGIECALTNEFCNVSMRGHFCFRTGAAGSICVQNEGIVYHGWSVGSPLPYYTLRLSASGQGIAQTTLQLTTDAPSAQAGASFLHLVQASGVSPGEGGTTVDIAGRVLFVPSAESSSGSTSHVRDDDPAEWLLLPASLVSNSGNECDKVGISPDYFYSQSSTTQCNAQKGTCVRHQLADYREEDLAQIAQGKGGRYIAAFLSIFTRQRVGQQEFLLEAAQRTGGAVLRWTVNADQLVFKLFSVSGVLDTVRFVSGTDALYVTVRNNNTYGGLYYVAVVQCQRARVSDCANDGVTSECVREALVAGANTSSVFHFSMMSDPAEETGSTASCTVVLRDAANALLASTNVSWAIEATTPALNLPKAEQCRRCVFSDLRCLFSTVCEWQMLVWTAVAVTVTWAPYAILAYWRMVWHFGSKYVAWLQ; translated from the coding sequence AtgagcggcaccgccacggcAACAGCCTACGTGCGCCACTGCGACGCCACCTCTTCAGCCACGCCTCCCGGGTGCGTGCGCAAACTGGTAGTGGACCTCACCCTCGACGATAGAACTCTCGCTGGCGCCATCTTGGAGACAGAGGTGACGGTGGAGCACGCGTTGCACCAGTCGCTCTTCCCCCATGATGCAGCGTCTGATGTTGCTGGCGCAGCCGCAACCTCGCTTCAGGTATCCCTACCGCCTATCAGGGTGGCActacggcgcagcgccgtgcagGTGCGCTACATGCTCACTTACCTACGCACGTTCCCGGCGGCGTTGCGAGATTATGTGAAGGTGCTGCATACGGCTATGTCATGTGACGACGGTGTCACTCGCTGCCCCTCCTACACGAGCATGACCGGGGCTCTTGTATCAGCGCCGCTCGGAGTGTGCTGCCTCTGCATCGGCATCGAGTGTGCCCTCACGAACGAATTCTGCAACGTCTCGATGCGCGGGCACTTTTGTTTCCGCACCGGCGCAGCCGGTAGTATCTGCGTACAGAACGAGGGCATTGTGTACCACGGATGGTCTGTGGGATCGCCGCTGCCCTACTACACGCTCCGCCTATCCGCGAGCGGACAAGGTATCGCACAAACTACACTGCAGCTCACGACGGACGCCCCTTCGGCGCAGGCCGGTGCGTCTTTTCTGCACCTTGTGCAGGCCTCCGGTGTTTCGccgggagaggggggcactACGGTTGATATTGCTGGGCGGGTACTATTCGTCCCCTCTGCggaaagcagcagcggcagcaccagtcACGTGCGCGACGACGATCCCGCAGAGTGGCTACTTCTACCGGCTTCACTTGTCAGCAACTCCGGCAACGAGTGCGATAAGGTCGGCATCTCACCAGACTATTTCTACTCACAGTCCAGCACTACGCAGTGCAACGCGCAGAAGGGGACGTGCGTGCGGCATCAGCTAGCCGACTACCGTGAGGAGGACCTGGCGCAGATCGCCCAGGGCAAAGGCGGGCGCTACATCGCCGCCTTTCTCAGCATCTTCACGCGACAGAGGGTGGGGCAGCAGGAGTTCCTGCttgaagcggcgcagcgcaccggcggggcagtgctgcggtggACAGTTAATGCGGATCAACTCGTGTTCAAGCTGTTTTCGGTGAGCGGCGTTCTGGACACTGTCAGGTTTGTCAGTGGCACCGACGCCCTCTACGTAACGGTtcgcaacaacaacacctaCGGTGGCCTCTACTATGTTGCCGTTGTTCAGTGTCAGAGAGCGCGCGTCTCAGACTGCGCTAATGATGGCGTGACGTCCGAGTGTGTCCGCGAGGCTTTGGTGGCCGGCGCTAATACCTCCTCAGTGTTTCATTTCAGCATGATGAGCGACCCGGCAGAGGAGACGGGGAGCACTGCCTCATGCACTGTCGTCTTGCGCGACGCGGCTAATGCGCTGCTGGCCTCCACAAACGTTTCTTGGGCGATTGAAGCAACCACACCGGCGCTGAATCTTCCCAAAGCAGAGCagtgcaggcgctgcgtcTTCAGCGACCTGCGATGCCTCTTCAGCACCGTCTGCGAGTGGCAGATGCTCGTATGGACAGCGGTGGCCGTGACGGTGACGTGGGCACCGTACGCCATCTTGGCCTACTGGCGCATGGTGTGGCACTTTGGTTCCAAGTATGTGGCGTGGCTTCAGTGA
- a CDS encoding S-adenosylhomocysteine hydrolase codes for MTDYKVKDISLAEWGRKAIELAENEMPGLMELRREYGPSQPLKGAKIAGCLHMTVQTAVLIETLKALGAELRWSSCNIFSTQDNAAAAIAKAGVPVFAWKGETDEEYLWCIAQTLKGFSGDGLPNMILDDGGDLTNLVIDQHPELVPKIVGISEETTTGVKNLYKRLSKGTLPISAINVNDSVTKSKFDNLYGCRESLVDGIKRATDVMIAGKTCCVCGYGDVGKGCAAALRAFGARVVVTEVDPINALQAAMEGYQVALVEDVMADAHIFVTTTGNDDILTSAHFPHMRDDAIVCNIGHFDTEIQVEWLQANAKEHVEIKPQVDRYTMESGRHIILLAKGRLVNLGCANGHPSFVMSNSFTNQVLAQIELWSNRDTDRYPRGDKAGVFFLPKTLDEKVAALHLAHVGAKLTKLTPKQAEYINCPVDGPFKPDHYRY; via the coding sequence ATGACGGACTACAAGGTGAAGGACATCAGCCTCGCGGAATGGGGCCGCAAGGCGATCGAGCTGGCCGAAAACGAGATGCCCGGTCtgatggagctgcgccgcgagtACGGCCCTTCGCAGCCACTGAAAGGCGCCAAGATCGCGGGATGCCTGCACATGACCGTGCAGACTGCTGTACTGATTGAGACCCTCAAGGCCCTCGGTGCGGAGCTGCGATGGTCCTCTTGCAACATCTTCTCTACCCAGGAtaacgccgccgcggccatCGCCAAGGCTGGCGTGCCGGTGTTTGCGTGGAAGGGCGAGACGGATGAGGAGTACCTGTGGTGCATCGCCCAAACACTGAAGGGCTTCAGCGGTGACGGTCTGCCGAACATGATCCTTGACGACGGTGGTGACCTAACGAACTTAGTGATCGACCAACACCCTGAGCTCGTGCCCAAGATCGTTGGTATCTCCGAGGAGACCACGACGGGCGTGAAGAACCTGTACAAGCGCCTGAGCAAAGGCACGCTCCCCATCTCCGCCATCAACGTCAACGACAGCGTGACGAAGAGCAAGTTCGACAACCTCTACGGATGCCGAGAGTCCCTGGTGGATGGCATCAAGCGCGCCACTGATGTCATGATTGCCGGCAAGacgtgctgcgtgtgcggaTACGGTGATGTGGGTAAaggctgtgccgccgccctACGCGCGTTCGGCGCTCGCGTCGTGGTGACGGAGGTGGACCCGATCAACGCCCTGCAGGCCGCGATGGAGGGGTATCAGGTCGCTCTGGTCGAGGACGTCATGGCCGATGCCCACATCTTCGTGACGACGACCGGCAACGATGACATCCTCACCTCTGCACACTTCCCGCATATGCGAGATGACGCTATTGTGTGCAACATTGGCCACTTCGACACGGAGATCCAGGTGGAGTGGCTGCAGGCCAACGCTAAGGAGCATGTGGAGATCAAGCCTCAGGTGGACCGCTACACCATGGAGAGCGGGCGCCACATCATCCTGCTGGCTAAGGGCCGCCTGGTCAACCTTGGCTGCGCCAACGGCCACCCGTCCTTCGTGATGTCCAACTCTTTCACGAACCAGGTGCTGGCTCAGATCGAGCTCTGGAGCAACCGTGACACCGACAGGTACCCGCGCGGTGACAAAGCCGGCGTGTTCTTCTTGCCCAAGACCCTAGATGAAAAGGTCGCCGCCCTTCACCTGGCCCACGTCGGCGCCAAGCTGACGAAGCTGACCCCGAAGCAGGCTGAATACATCAACTGCCCGGTCGACGGCCCGTTCAAGCCGGACCACTACCGCTACTAG
- a CDS encoding putative glycyl tRNA synthetase, which yields MSAASLPAKLEGFVRSEFEDTCRRRFFYGLAFDPYGGTAGLYDLGPTMCAMKSNMLHFWRQHFVLEESMCEVDTTCLTPEEVFKASGHVTRFNDVMVRDTVTGECIRADKFLEEWSEAQIAKDGITAEQKDEFLHLLHDAAGMNPAQIKAVVERHAIKSPKGNTFSDPFPFNLMFATHIGPEGDRLGYMRPELAQGIILNFKRLMDSGNAQRMPFAGACIGTAFRNEIAPRSALIRVREFTLAEIEHFVNPNNKTHEKFNSVRDVEIWAWPRNLQANNEDPIRMKIGEAVDAKVIDNQTLGYFIGRVALFLESVGVRFYRFRQHQSTEMAHYAQDCWDAELLTSYGWIECVGIADRSAYDLTQHSNASKKDLCAREEYDEPRIERQLLRQLTKGLIGKTFGKRAGEVMEYLNTAPAEACEAVRAAHAAGQPATITLPSGEEVSITAQMVSFEEKDVRVTGYSYTPSVIEPSFGIGRILYCLLEQSYWVRRDDGGKNDKRAVFSFSPLLAPQKVALLPLMVKPELLAIISEIRQELVMRGISVRVDDSSVTIGKKYARVDELGIPFAITCDFEGDGSVTLRERDTASQVRVPRSEVTSVVMELCNPLQPITWECVKAKYPAQTATVEK from the coding sequence ATGTCCGCGGCGTCTCTGCCGGCGAAGCTGGAGGGCTTCGTGCGCAGCGAGTTCGAAGACACATGCCGCCGTCGATTCTTCTACGGCCTCGCCTTTGACCCCTATGGCGGAACGGCTGGTCTCTACGACCTCGGCCCCACCATGTGCGCTATGAAGAGCAACATGCTTCATTTTTGGCGTCAGCACTTTGTGCTCGAGGAGAGCATGTGTGAGGTGGACACGACCTGCCTTACGCCGGAGGAAGTGTTCAAGGCATCCGGTCACGTCACACGCTTCAACGACGTCATGGTGCGCGACACCGTCACAGGTGAGTGCATCCGCGCTGACAAGTTTCTTGAAGAGTGGAGCGAGGCGCAGATCGCGAAGGACGGCATAACGGCAGAGCAGAAGGACGAGTttctgcacctgctgcacgaCGCCGCCGGCATGAACCCAGCCCAGATCAAAGCCGTCGTGGAGAGGCACGCCATCAAGTCGCCCAAGGGAAACACCTTCAGCGATCCTTTCCCCTTCAACCTCATGTTCGCCACTCACATCGGACCTGAGGGGGACCGCCTCGGCTACATGCGCCCCGAGCTGGCTCAGGGTATCATCCTAAATTTCAAGCGCCTGATGGACTCGGGCAATGCCCAGCGCATGCCGTTCGCCGGTGCGTGCATTGGAACTGCCTTCCGTAACGAGATCGCGCCGCGTTCGGCGCTTATTCGTGTTCGCGAGTTCACGCTGGCGGAGATCGAGCACTTTGTCAACCCGAACAACAAGACGCACGAGAAGTTCAACAGCGTCCGCGATGTCGAGATCTGGGCGTGGCCGCGCAACCTCCAGGCAAACAACGAGGACCCCATCCGCATGAAGATCGGTGAGGCCGTCGACGCAAAAGTGATCGACAACCAGACTCTCGGTTACTTCATAGGACGCGTCGCGCTCTTCCTCGAGTCTGTCGGCGTCCGCTTCTATCGCTTCCGTCAGCACCAGTCAACGGAGATGGCACACTACGCCCAGGATTGCTGGGACGCGGAGCTTCTCACCTCATACGGCTGGATCGAGTGCGTCGGCATTGCGGACCGCTCCGCGTATGATTTGACGCAGCACAGCAACGCGTCGAAGAAGGacctgtgtgcgcgtgaggAGTACGACGAGCCGCGCATAGAGCGCCAGCTTCTGCGCCAGCTGACGAAGGGCCTAATCGGCAAGACGTTCGGCAAAAGGGCTGGCGAGGTTATGGAGTACCTCAACACCGCCCCAGCGGAAGCGTGCGAGGCTGTCCGCGCCGCCCACGCGGCTGGTCAGCCGGCCACTATCACTCTTCCCTCTGGCGAAGAGGTCTCAATCACGGCGCAGATGGTATCGTTCGAGGAGAAGGATGTGAGGGTGACGGGCTACAGCTACACCCCGAGCGTGATCGAGCCGTCCTTTGGCATCGGCCGCATCCTGTACTGCTTACTGGAGCAGAGCTACTGGGTGCGCCGTGACGATGGTGGTAAGAACGACAAGCGCGCTGTCTTCAGTTTtagcccgctgctggcgccgcagAAGGTGGCCCTGCTACCGCTCATGGTGAAGCCGGAGCTGCTTGCCATCATCTCGGAGATTCGCCAGGAGCTCGTCATGCGAGGCATCTCCGTCCGCGTCGATGACAGCAGTGTTACGATCGGCAAGAAGTATGCCCGCGTGGATGAGCTCGGCATCCCGTTTGCCATTACATGCGACTTCGAGGGGGACGGTAGCGTGACGCTGCGCGAACGCGACACGGCTTCGCAGGTGCGTGTACCCCGGTCGGAGGTGACGTCGGTTGTGATGGAGCTGTGCAACCCTCTCCAGCCCATCACATGGGAGTGCGTGAAGGCCAAGTACCCCGCTCAGACTGCCACAGTGGAGAAGTAG
- a CDS encoding putative eukaryotic translation initiation factor 3 subunit — MTSAVDLEGVALHGHMKGVTMLKFNRDGDLLFSSAKDTNCSACCWQVKTGKLLGSYTTVGQVEGRTYDPAMVALDVNRESTLLATASAGEEVLVWSVESGVLLGSVSRSLSSGASVGFSHDDTLMMVATKGRSSTNSAIQVYNVPFTVPKAGEDIAPVKTPFTTFSTFETPDTITWAAWGPTNETIYYAEGGYMNILDVEANKVIRSRQIHEDENEVINRFSWDPNYLALATASTDKTSHLIDFRDLATIQVYRSDVPVNDVSISPNADHVILGGGMDAAAVTTQGGQSIFEVKFFHKVHGHQLGQLRCHFGTINAMSFHPDGRGFASASYDGLIKMYRFGDSYEGTPGAQPLWTL, encoded by the coding sequence ATGACGTCCGCCGTGGACCTCGAGGGCGTGGCGCTTCACGGCCACATGAAGGGTGTGACGATGCTAAAGTTCAACCGAGACGGTGACCTTCTCTTTTCATCTGCCAAGGACACGAActgcagcgcgtgctgctggcaGGTAAAGACAGGCAAGCTACTCGGCTCCTACACGACGGTGGGTCAAGTGGAAGGTCGCACGTACGACCCGGCCATGGTGGCGCTAGATGTGAACCGTGAGTCCACGCTCTTGGCGACCGCCAGCGCGGGTGAGGAGGTACTGGTGTGGAGTGTAGAGTCTGGTGTCCTGCTCGGCTCCGTGAGCCGTAGCCTGTCGTCGGGCGCCAGCGTCGGCTTCTCTCACGATGACACGCTGATGATGGTGGCCACAAAAGGCCGCTCTAGCACGAACTCGGCGATCCAGGTGTACAACGTACCCTTCACGGTACCTAAGGCCGGTGAGGACATTGCCCCTGTCAAGACCCCCTTCACTaccttctccaccttcgAGACCCCTGACACCATTACGTGGGCTGCCTGGGGGCCGACGAACGAGACGATCTACTATGCCGAAGGCGGCTACATGAACATTCTCGACGTCGAGGCGAACAAGGTAATCCGAAGTCGCCAGATCCACGAGGATGAGAACGAGGTGATTAACCGCTTCAGCTGGGACCCCAACTATCTCGCCTTAGCCACTGCCTCCACCGACAAGACGTCTCACCTCATAGACTTCCGCGACCTGGCCACCATTCAGGTGTACCGGAGCGATGTCCCGGTGAATGATGTGTCGATCAGTCCAAACGCTGACCACGTGATCCTCGGCGGTGGCAtggatgccgctgctgtgacgACACAGGGTGGGCAGTCCATTTTCGAGGTGAAATTTTTCCATAAAGTGCACGGCCACCAGCTCGgccagctgcgctgccactTCGGTACCATCAATGCCATGTCATTCCACCCTGATGGTCGCGGCTTTGCCAGCGCTAGCTACGACGGTCTCATCAAGATGTACCGCTTCGGTGACTCGTACGAGGGTACACCTGGTGCGCAGCCTCTGTGGACGCTTTAG
- a CDS encoding putative aminomethyltransferase, mitochondrial precursor codes for MSSPLKKTALHSFHLAQQAKMEAFAGYHMPISYGKLGVLKEHLYTRQVAGIFDVSHMGQYEVRSTDREKFMEYVTPVDLQRTQVGQGTLTLLTNAQGGIKDDCIVTKMDDHLLLVLNAGCKDKDVAHMEEVLHEGAMKGADVRLVPLERSLIALQGPQAAAILSEFMDGVPDMDFMHCRQKVKIKGMEVQVTRCGYTGEDGFEIAASDRDVATLVELLLSRKAELIGLGARDSLRLEAGLGLYGHEMTEDINPVAARLMWTISKRRMEEGGFIGYEAIKNFRDNASKGAVPRLRVGLVSTGPVAREKTVIEVDGKQVGEVTSGCPSPCLKKNIALGYVDRGLAAKGVKVDLVVRGRRVPAEVVTPPFVPAHYYRKPK; via the coding sequence ATGAGCTCCCCTCTTAAGAAGACTGCGCTCCACAGCTTCCATCTCGCTCAGCAAGCGAAGATGGAGGCATTTGCTGGCTATCACATGCCCATCTCCTATGGCAAATTGGGCGTGTTGAAGGAGCACCTCTACACTCGCCAGGTGGCAGGTATATTTGATGTGTCGCACATGGGCCAGTATGAGGTTCGCAGTACGGACCGTGAGAAGTTCATGGAGTACGTCACTCCTGTGGACCTCCAGCGTACCCAGGTGGGACAAGGGACGCTGACCCTACTGACCAACGCGCAAGGAGGCATCAAGGACGACTGCATCGTGACGAAGATGGACGACCATCTGCTGCTTGTGCTGAACGCTGGCTGTAAAGACAAGGATGTCGCGCACATGGAGGAAGTGCTTCATGAGGGTGCGATGAAAGGTGCCGATGTGCGGCTTGTACCTCTGGAGCGCTCGCTCATTGCGTTGCAGGGCCCGCAGGCCGCTGCAATCCTCTCCGAGTTCATGGATGGCGTGCCGGACATGGACTTCATGCACTGTCGCCAGAAGGTGAAAATCAAGGGCATGGAGGTGCAAGTTACCCGCTGCGGCTACACAGGTGAGGACGGTTTCGAAATTGCCGCTTCGGACAGGGATGTTGCGACGCTTGTGGAGCTTCTCTTGTCGAGGAAGGCGGAACTAATTGGCCTGGGCGCTCGCGATAGCCTTCGTCTGGAGGCGGGCTTGGGACTCTACGGCCATGAGATGACCGAGGATATCAATCCTGTGGCGGCTCGTCTTATGTGGACCATTTCGAAGCGGCGaatggaggagggcggctTCATTGGCTACGAGGCCATCAAGAACTTCAGAGACAACGCCAGCAAGGGTGCTGTGCCGCGGCTACGTGTGGGCCTCGTTTCCACTGGTCCGGTTGCTCGCGAGAAGACTGTGATCGAGGTGGATGGGAAGCAGGTGGGCGAGGTGACCAGTGGCTGCCCGTCTCCTTGCTTGAAGAAGAACATTGCCCTCGGCTACGTGGATCGTGGTTTGGCAGCAAAGGGGGTGAAGGTGGACTTGGTTGTGCGGGGCCGCCGCGTGCCTGCTGAGGTGGTCACTCCACCGTTCGTGCCTGCTCACTACTACCGCAAGCCCAAGTAG